The following are encoded in a window of Chloroflexota bacterium genomic DNA:
- a CDS encoding DeoR family transcriptional regulator has translation MIEKEHITRAQPTADEIRRWLSQGPGETLAFAPNASSPRKLAETLVAMANAHGGVLLIGANARGALTGLRDPEEAQERALAAALMADPPLILPMPDIVTVDGKAVCAVTVPPGLPHVYSLKGQFLTRTGAHNRPLTSSELRHLLLDRGEAGFEARPVPNATMDDLDLDFVAEYVQQLEGFTREDIPKALLARGCLLRREDGQLVPTYAGILLFGRQPERFVPAAEIIAVRYAGPEMGDEFVREDIRGPLSEQIRRAEAFVAANMRRGMRIAGLEREERTEYPLPVVREAIVNAVAHRDYAIRGDSIRVLMFSDRLEVYSPGRLPGHVTLENLIDERFSRNEAIVQVLSDMGFIERLGYGIDRMIRTMEREGLPPPRFEETAAGFKVTLIGHGTQLVSRTPEAQRWGNVLLNPRQEKALAYLKEHGRITNSEMRALCPGVSDETIRRDLVDLVNKGLLLKIGETRATYYILR, from the coding sequence ATGATCGAGAAGGAACACATCACTCGCGCACAGCCGACAGCCGACGAGATACGCCGCTGGCTGTCGCAGGGACCTGGGGAGACGCTGGCCTTTGCGCCCAACGCCAGCTCGCCACGAAAGCTGGCCGAAACCCTGGTGGCCATGGCCAACGCCCACGGCGGCGTGCTGCTCATCGGGGCGAACGCTCGCGGCGCCCTCACGGGGTTGCGCGATCCCGAGGAGGCCCAGGAACGGGCGCTGGCCGCCGCGCTCATGGCCGATCCGCCGCTGATCCTCCCCATGCCCGATATCGTGACCGTGGACGGGAAAGCCGTGTGTGCGGTGACGGTGCCCCCCGGCCTCCCACACGTCTACAGCCTGAAGGGCCAGTTCCTGACGCGCACCGGCGCCCACAACCGACCGCTGACCTCCTCCGAGCTGCGCCACCTGCTTCTCGACCGCGGCGAGGCGGGCTTCGAGGCACGCCCCGTCCCCAATGCCACCATGGACGACCTGGACCTGGACTTCGTCGCCGAATACGTCCAGCAACTGGAGGGATTCACCCGCGAGGACATCCCCAAGGCCCTGCTGGCGCGCGGCTGCCTGCTACGCCGGGAGGATGGGCAGCTTGTGCCCACGTATGCCGGGATCCTCCTCTTCGGCCGTCAGCCGGAGCGCTTCGTACCCGCGGCGGAGATCATCGCCGTTCGCTACGCGGGGCCCGAGATGGGCGATGAGTTCGTGCGGGAGGATATTCGCGGCCCCTTGAGCGAGCAGATCCGCCGGGCGGAGGCGTTCGTGGCCGCCAACATGCGGCGGGGGATGCGCATCGCCGGGCTGGAGCGAGAGGAGCGCACGGAATATCCACTGCCCGTCGTGCGAGAGGCCATCGTCAACGCCGTGGCCCATCGGGACTACGCCATCCGGGGGGATAGCATTCGCGTCCTCATGTTCAGCGACCGGCTGGAGGTCTACTCGCCCGGCCGGCTGCCCGGCCACGTGACGCTGGAGAACCTGATCGACGAGCGCTTCTCCCGCAACGAGGCCATCGTCCAGGTACTATCCGATATGGGCTTCATCGAGCGCCTGGGCTACGGGATCGACCGCATGATCCGCACCATGGAGCGCGAAGGGCTCCCGCCGCCCCGCTTCGAGGAGACGGCAGCGGGTTTCAAGGTCACGCTGATCGGGCACGGGACGCAGCTGGTCAGCCGGACGCCGGAGGCCCAACGATGGGGAAACGTCCTGCTGAACCCACGTCAGGAGAAGGCGCTGGCCTACCTGAAGGAGCACGGCCGCATCACGAACTCCGAGATGCGGGCCCTCTGCCCCGGCGTGTCCGACGAGACCATCCGCCGGGATCTGGTGGATCTGGTGAACAAGGGCCTGCTCCTCAAGATCGGCGAGACCCGCGCCACCTACTATATCCTCCGATAA
- the ade gene encoding adenine deaminase, whose product MDLPDMLQAARGEIPVDLLLRNARVVNVFSGEIEQTDVAILRSWVVGVGDGYEARAEEDLQGAYVSPGFIDSHVHIESSMVTIREFARAVVPHGTTTVIVDPHEIANVLGLDGIRYVLESAKYGPLSVYVMAPSCVPATAMETAGASLESYDLAPLLSDPWMLGLGEVMNYAGVVQGDRSLMDKLTTFREHVIDGHAPGLAGHALNAYVLAGIGSDHECTTVAEARAKLARGLYIFLREASIARNLEDLLPLITPANSRRCCFCTDDRHPADLMERGHIDDMIRRAIRGGVEPITAIRMATLNPAEYFHLHDRGAVAPGRRADLVIFDSFHDLRVEMVYRGGRLVAVQGQPVPWPEHPRQPTVRSSMNIAWERVDLRIPARGRRIRVIGARADQLITEHLVEPATVRDGQVVADPARDLLKLAVIERHQASGNVGKGFVRGFGLREGALASSVAHDHHNLMVLGADDESMLTAARAVGDMRGGMAVAHGRRVLARLPLPIAGLMSDRPIAEVREGLDRLLQAAHRLGVTMRDPFMTMSFLGLEVIPSLKLTDRGLVDVERFRLVSLFSD is encoded by the coding sequence ATGGACCTTCCGGATATGCTTCAGGCCGCGCGCGGGGAGATCCCCGTGGATCTGCTGCTGCGAAACGCCCGCGTGGTCAACGTCTTCTCCGGCGAGATCGAACAGACCGATGTCGCCATCCTCCGCTCCTGGGTGGTCGGCGTGGGCGATGGTTACGAGGCTCGAGCGGAGGAGGATCTGCAGGGCGCGTACGTTTCCCCCGGCTTTATCGATAGCCATGTGCATATCGAGAGCTCCATGGTGACCATCCGCGAGTTCGCCCGCGCGGTGGTCCCCCACGGCACGACGACCGTCATCGTCGATCCCCACGAGATCGCGAACGTCCTGGGACTGGACGGCATCCGCTATGTGCTGGAGTCGGCCAAGTACGGCCCGCTCAGCGTCTACGTCATGGCACCTTCCTGCGTCCCGGCGACGGCCATGGAGACGGCCGGGGCCAGCCTGGAGTCCTACGACCTGGCCCCGTTGCTCTCGGATCCGTGGATGCTGGGTCTGGGTGAGGTCATGAACTACGCGGGCGTCGTGCAGGGCGATCGATCGCTCATGGACAAGCTGACCACATTCCGTGAGCATGTCATCGACGGCCATGCGCCCGGCCTGGCGGGGCACGCGCTGAACGCCTATGTCCTGGCCGGGATCGGCTCGGATCATGAGTGCACCACCGTGGCGGAGGCGAGGGCCAAGCTGGCTCGCGGCCTCTACATCTTCCTTCGGGAGGCGAGCATCGCCCGGAATCTGGAGGACCTGCTGCCGCTGATCACGCCGGCCAACAGCCGTCGTTGCTGTTTCTGCACCGACGATCGGCATCCGGCCGACCTGATGGAGCGGGGGCACATCGACGACATGATTCGGCGTGCGATCCGGGGAGGGGTGGAGCCGATCACCGCCATTCGGATGGCCACGCTGAACCCGGCTGAGTACTTTCACCTCCACGATCGCGGGGCGGTGGCCCCCGGCCGTCGGGCGGACCTGGTCATCTTCGATTCCTTCCATGACCTCCGTGTGGAGATGGTCTACCGGGGCGGTCGGCTCGTAGCGGTCCAGGGCCAGCCGGTGCCGTGGCCGGAACATCCTCGCCAGCCCACCGTGCGATCCTCCATGAACATCGCCTGGGAGCGGGTGGATCTGCGGATCCCGGCTCGGGGCCGCCGGATACGCGTCATCGGCGCCCGGGCCGATCAGCTCATCACGGAGCATCTCGTCGAGCCCGCCACGGTCCGGGACGGCCAGGTGGTGGCGGATCCCGCGCGGGACCTGTTGAAGCTGGCCGTCATCGAGCGCCATCAGGCCAGTGGGAACGTGGGGAAGGGGTTCGTCCGCGGCTTCGGGCTGCGCGAGGGCGCCCTGGCCTCATCGGTGGCGCACGATCATCACAATCTCATGGTGCTGGGCGCGGACGACGAGTCGATGCTCACGGCCGCCCGCGCGGTGGGCGATATGCGCGGCGGGATGGCCGTCGCCCACGGCCGGCGGGTTCTCGCCCGGCTGCCGCTTCCCATCGCGGGCCTGATGTCTGATCGTCCTATTGCGGAGGTGCGGGAGGGGCTGGACCGGCTGCTCCAGGCCGCGCATCGGCTCGGCGTGACGATGCGCGACCCGTTCATGACCATGTCCTTTCTGGGCCTGGAGGTGATCCCCAGCCTCAAGCTCACCGATCGCGGCCTGGTCGACGTCGAGCGGTTTCGGCTGGTTTCCCTCTTCTCGGATTAG